From Lolium perenne isolate Kyuss_39 chromosome 5, Kyuss_2.0, whole genome shotgun sequence, a single genomic window includes:
- the LOC127302630 gene encoding uncharacterized protein, with amino-acid sequence MRGTKRPLGVVTAWVRRQPPKVKAFLAVVTGMAALVFIRFIVHDHDNLFVAAEAAHALGIAVLIYKLTKEKTCAGLSLKSQDLTALFLAVRLYCSFVMEYDIHTVLDSATLVATLFVIYMIRFKLRSTYMVDKDNFALYYVVVPCAALALLIHPSTSHNIANRFSWAFCVYLEAVSVLPQLRLMQNTKIVEPFTAHYVFALGVARFLSCAHWVLQVLDTRGRLLTALGYGLWPSMVLLSEIVQTFILADFCYYYVKSLVGGQLVLRLPSGVV; translated from the exons ATGAGGGGGACCAAGCGGCCGCTCGGCGTGGTGACGGCATGGGTGCGGCGGCAGCCGCCCAAGGTGAAGGCTTTCCTCGCCGTGGTCACGGGCATGGCCGCGCTCGTCTTCATCCGCTTCATCGTCCACGACCACGACAACCTCTTCGTCGCCGCCGAGGCCGCGCACGCGCTCGGCATCGCCGTCCTCATCTACAAGCTCACCAAGGAGAAGACCTGCGCAG GACTATCCCTCAAGTCTCAGGATTTAACTGCATTGTTTCTAGCTGTTAGACTGTACTGCAGCTTTGTCATGGAGTATGACATCCATACTGTGTTGGATAGTGCTACACTTGTGGCTACACTTTTTGTGATTTACATGATTCGGTTCAAATTGAGGTCAACTTATATGGTGGACAAGGACAATTTTGCATTGTACTATGTG GTGGTGCCATGTGCTGCGCTGGCGCTACTTATTCATCCATCAACGTCTCACAACATTGCAAACCGGTTCAGCTGGGCTTTCTGTGTTTACTTGGAAGCTGTTTCAGTGCTGCCACAACTGCGTTTGATGCAAAATACCAAG ATTGTGGAACCGTTCACAGCTCACTATGTGTTTGCTCTGGGGGTTGCGAGGTTTCTTAGCTGTGCCCACTGGGTTCTTCAG GTTTTGGATACTCGTGGCCGCCTATTGACTGCTCTGGGCTATGGTTTGTGGCCATCTATGGTGCTCCTGTCAGAAATCGTGCAGACGTTCATCCTGGCAGATTTCTGCTACTACTATGTGAAGAG TCTGGTCGGTGGGCAACTGGTGCTACGGCTCCCATCCGGGGTGGTGTGA